In a genomic window of Methylovirgula sp. 4M-Z18:
- a CDS encoding MaoC family dehydratase, protein MIMWFEDLSVGTRYKSAELKVTRDDIKRFAAEFDPQPFHLDEAEAEKTIFKGLAASGWHTAALAMRLVVSLRPFGSYPVVGLGVDDLRWVAPVRPGDVLRVEGEVIELTPSRTKPQGTVRVNWVVYNQNGEAVMKFSPIVVVPRRPASQ, encoded by the coding sequence ATGATCATGTGGTTCGAGGACTTGAGCGTTGGGACGCGATACAAGAGCGCCGAACTCAAAGTGACGCGGGACGATATAAAGCGGTTTGCCGCTGAGTTCGATCCGCAGCCTTTTCACCTCGATGAAGCCGAAGCCGAGAAGACGATCTTCAAGGGGCTTGCGGCGTCAGGCTGGCACACGGCCGCGCTGGCGATGCGACTTGTCGTATCGCTGCGTCCGTTCGGGTCGTATCCAGTGGTCGGCCTTGGCGTCGACGATCTGCGATGGGTCGCTCCCGTTCGACCCGGTGACGTGCTTCGCGTCGAAGGGGAGGTGATCGAGCTCACGCCGTCGCGAACGAAACCGCAAGGGACAGTGCGCGTCAATTGGGTCGTTTATAATCAGAACGGCGAGGCGGTGATGAAATTCAGCCCCATCGTCGTCGTTCCGCGGCGCCCCGCATCTCAGTGA
- a CDS encoding enoyl-CoA hydratase/isomerase family protein — translation MAEDAAPLRVIEESPAYWRIVFDSPPFNIVDATLYQALQSLLARMDASPGLRVVVFESASPDFFLAHFDLTGKTGNITTAVGPSGLPILIDTFVRITRSPVVGIAKIRGCVRGVSSEFVLACDMRFASRENTLLGQPEVGVGVHPGGGGTERLPHLVGRGRALEIVLGANDFDGDTAAQYGYVNRALPDAELDGFVDALARRIATFDGRAIAAAKRLINQVSLPSADNLLSALNSFQIALSWPETLQRVEALLKRGLQQDRDFERQWPAMLDSLVEK, via the coding sequence GTGGCTGAGGATGCTGCACCGCTGCGGGTTATCGAGGAATCGCCCGCCTATTGGCGCATCGTGTTCGACTCCCCGCCTTTCAACATTGTCGACGCCACATTGTACCAAGCCTTACAAAGCTTGCTGGCGCGCATGGACGCGAGCCCCGGCCTGCGCGTCGTCGTCTTCGAAAGCGCGAGTCCTGATTTCTTCCTCGCCCACTTCGACCTGACCGGCAAGACCGGCAATATCACGACCGCGGTCGGACCTTCCGGCCTGCCGATCCTGATCGACACATTCGTGCGCATCACCAGATCCCCGGTGGTCGGCATCGCGAAGATTCGCGGCTGCGTCCGTGGAGTCAGCAGCGAATTCGTGCTCGCCTGCGATATGCGTTTTGCGTCGCGCGAGAACACGTTGCTGGGCCAACCGGAGGTCGGGGTAGGGGTGCATCCCGGCGGCGGCGGCACCGAGCGCTTGCCGCATCTGGTCGGCCGCGGCCGCGCGCTCGAAATCGTGCTCGGCGCCAATGACTTCGACGGCGATACCGCGGCGCAATATGGATATGTCAACCGCGCGCTGCCGGATGCGGAGCTGGACGGCTTTGTCGATGCGCTCGCACGACGGATCGCGACCTTCGATGGGCGCGCGATCGCGGCGGCAAAGCGCTTGATCAACCAAGTGTCGTTGCCGTCCGCCGACAATCTTCTCAGCGCTCTCAACTCGTTCCAAATTGCGTTATCATGGCCTGAAACGCTGCAAAGAGTCGAAGCTTTGCTTAAGCGGGGTCTCCAACAAGACAGAGATTTCGAGCGCCAATGGCCTGCCATGCTCGACTCGCTCGTTGAGAAATAA
- a CDS encoding alpha/beta hydrolase produces the protein MAKSSDVILVHGAWADGSSWAKVIPLLAARGHAVTAVQLPLTSLGDDVATVKRAIALASGPIILAGHSYGGVVISEAGNDPKVEALVYIAAFAPDAGESAGSLGASVEPTPLGAEIRPDAEGYLKLTQSGVSGSFAQDLTDAEKLVLYAAQSPTAGAALGGTVSTPAWRGKTCRYLVATNDRAIQPTLQRSMAKRLNAAVVEVAASHVAMLSHPQEVASLIAG, from the coding sequence ATGGCGAAATCATCAGATGTCATTCTCGTGCATGGCGCTTGGGCGGACGGGTCGAGCTGGGCGAAGGTCATCCCGCTCCTTGCCGCCAGAGGTCACGCAGTCACCGCCGTGCAGCTTCCCCTGACGTCGCTCGGCGACGACGTGGCGACGGTTAAGCGGGCGATCGCGCTTGCGTCGGGTCCCATCATCCTGGCGGGTCACTCCTACGGCGGCGTTGTTATCTCGGAAGCCGGAAACGACCCGAAGGTCGAGGCGCTCGTGTATATCGCGGCCTTCGCCCCGGACGCGGGCGAGTCGGCGGGATCTCTCGGTGCGAGCGTCGAGCCGACGCCGCTGGGCGCGGAAATCCGACCCGACGCGGAAGGGTATCTCAAGCTCACCCAATCGGGCGTGAGCGGCTCGTTCGCGCAGGATCTGACCGACGCGGAAAAGCTGGTCCTCTACGCCGCCCAGTCGCCGACAGCAGGCGCTGCGCTGGGTGGAACGGTGTCCACGCCGGCATGGCGCGGCAAAACATGCCGCTATCTGGTCGCAACCAACGATCGCGCCATCCAGCCCACGCTGCAGCGGAGCATGGCCAAGCGCCTCAACGCCGCGGTTGTCGAGGTTGCGGCCAGCCATGTCGCGATGCTGTCGCATCCGCAGGAGGTGGCGTCGCTGATCGCCGGATAA
- a CDS encoding GlxA family transcriptional regulator has translation MLRLGLFLPAGFSVMSFAPSAAFEAANLVAGERFYDLRILSETGEPLTNSLGWTMNTEPLGEGRFDTLMVGAGPDLAAPSPRMVAYLRDAVSTTRRITSICVAAFTLAEAGILDGRRATKHWAYAEELGRRYPKIKVEMDRIFIADGPVWTSAGMTAGIDLALGLIERDLGQQIAKRTARVLVVHHRRAGGQSQHSAMLQLDAKSDRVQIALAFAKQNLHEPLTVELLADAARLSPRQFSRVFRAETGLSPAKAIENLRIEAARFMLEQGRLPIEEIARETGFGDRERMRRSFLRTFGATPQALRNAGYPLAAI, from the coding sequence ATTCTGCGACTCGGGCTCTTCTTGCCGGCTGGCTTCAGCGTCATGAGTTTCGCGCCCAGCGCGGCATTTGAAGCGGCCAATCTCGTCGCCGGCGAGCGTTTCTATGACCTGCGAATTCTATCGGAGACGGGTGAGCCACTCACCAACTCGCTCGGCTGGACGATGAATACCGAACCGCTGGGCGAAGGCCGTTTTGACACGCTCATGGTGGGTGCGGGGCCGGATCTGGCCGCGCCGTCCCCGCGCATGGTCGCGTATTTGCGCGACGCGGTATCGACGACGAGGCGCATCACCTCGATCTGCGTCGCCGCGTTCACGCTGGCGGAAGCGGGAATTCTGGATGGCCGGCGCGCGACCAAGCATTGGGCATATGCCGAGGAACTTGGCAGGCGATACCCCAAGATAAAAGTCGAAATGGATCGGATCTTCATTGCCGACGGGCCCGTGTGGACGTCCGCCGGGATGACCGCCGGGATTGATCTCGCGCTCGGTCTGATTGAACGCGACCTAGGCCAACAGATCGCGAAACGCACCGCGCGCGTGCTTGTCGTCCATCATCGCCGCGCTGGCGGTCAGTCGCAGCATTCCGCTATGCTGCAGCTCGATGCCAAATCCGATCGCGTTCAAATTGCGCTGGCCTTCGCCAAGCAGAACCTTCACGAACCACTGACGGTGGAACTGTTGGCCGACGCTGCCCGACTAAGCCCGCGGCAATTCAGTCGTGTGTTCCGGGCGGAGACCGGACTTTCGCCGGCCAAGGCCATTGAAAACCTGCGCATCGAGGCCGCCAGGTTCATGCTCGAGCAAGGCCGGCTGCCGATCGAGGAAATTGCCCGCGAAACGGGGTTCGGCGATCGCGAGCGCATGCGGCGCAGCTTCCTGCGTACCTTCGGCGCTACGCCGCAAGCCCTTCGCAACGCGGGGTATCCCTTGGCGGCTATCTAG
- a CDS encoding DoxX family protein: MVHALSIWLLVAAFFGAGVFNAIGTAGTQSDFARWGYPRWWNIFTGGVEIISAVLIVFPASRVVGLALGAMIIAAAVLTVLRHRDFSHLAPLSVFVALIALAGTLS; the protein is encoded by the coding sequence ATGGTCCATGCTCTTTCAATCTGGCTACTCGTTGCCGCATTCTTTGGCGCAGGCGTCTTCAACGCAATCGGCACGGCCGGGACGCAAAGCGATTTCGCGCGGTGGGGTTACCCGCGCTGGTGGAACATTTTTACTGGTGGAGTGGAGATCATAAGCGCCGTTCTGATTGTGTTTCCTGCCAGTCGCGTTGTTGGCCTGGCGCTTGGGGCGATGATCATTGCGGCTGCGGTTTTGACCGTTCTCCGCCACCGCGATTTTTCGCACCTCGCGCCACTGAGTGTCTTTGTCGCCTTGATTGCTCTTGCAGGGACCCTGTCTTGA
- a CDS encoding DUF4267 domain-containing protein, whose protein sequence is MHWLAPGAALLLAIAIIAIGTLYIVSPTSATRSFGLPLPGNSTEIAWWLRLKGVRDIASGLTVLAFMAWGAPFGVGLILFVEAIIPVGDMLLILAAKGSTKSAFGMHGLTAVLMILTAIPLMIGEA, encoded by the coding sequence ATGCATTGGCTTGCGCCTGGAGCGGCGCTGCTGCTCGCCATCGCGATTATCGCGATCGGCACCCTCTATATTGTGAGCCCGACGAGTGCGACACGCAGTTTCGGCCTGCCGCTTCCCGGAAACAGCACAGAGATCGCTTGGTGGCTTCGCCTCAAGGGTGTCCGTGACATCGCATCGGGATTGACCGTACTGGCGTTCATGGCGTGGGGTGCGCCCTTCGGCGTCGGGCTCATCCTGTTTGTTGAAGCCATCATCCCGGTCGGCGACATGCTGCTCATTCTTGCAGCGAAAGGCTCCACGAAAAGCGCCTTCGGCATGCACGGCCTCACGGCGGTGCTTATGATCTTGACAGCCATCCCCTTGATGATCGGAGAGGCCTGA
- a CDS encoding TetR/AcrR family transcriptional regulator, which translates to MGIAERKGRERAEREYRIVAAARLIAEREGWDAVTIRRLAEEIEYSQPVLYSHFKNRDAIVAAVAVEGFQELTGALREAASGSTGRRNALKNVAMAYLAFAFRHPALYAAMFILPTNLRFAESGTRPELRAAFAALAAVVAPFCVDVDDVTETFWAALHGLAELERSGRIRPGMRDERIALVVRTICSSRESAT; encoded by the coding sequence TTGGGTATCGCCGAGCGGAAAGGTAGGGAACGGGCTGAGCGCGAATATCGCATTGTCGCGGCAGCGCGCTTGATCGCAGAGCGCGAAGGATGGGATGCCGTTACAATCCGCCGCCTGGCCGAAGAGATCGAATATAGTCAGCCAGTCCTCTATTCACATTTCAAGAACAGGGATGCGATTGTAGCAGCTGTTGCAGTCGAGGGTTTTCAGGAGCTCACAGGAGCTCTTCGGGAAGCGGCAAGCGGATCGACCGGACGACGAAATGCCCTCAAGAATGTCGCCATGGCCTATCTCGCCTTTGCATTCCGTCATCCTGCACTCTACGCGGCCATGTTTATCCTTCCAACGAATTTGCGGTTCGCCGAATCTGGAACCAGACCGGAACTTCGGGCTGCTTTCGCAGCACTTGCGGCAGTCGTAGCGCCGTTTTGCGTCGATGTAGATGACGTGACCGAGACTTTTTGGGCAGCTCTTCATGGGCTCGCCGAACTCGAACGTTCAGGCCGAATTAGGCCCGGCATGCGCGACGAGCGCATCGCACTTGTTGTTCGGACGATATGCAGCTCTAGAGAGAGCGCAACCTGA
- a CDS encoding Ldh family oxidoreductase gives MSAKDRIDPDRLLDFAAAVFVAAGMSEVDARLCADTLVQADLWGHQSHGVMRLSWYAARLKAGVCDPKAQPDLVIDAGGLALIDGHDGMGQVIAARAAQEAVRRAEVHGIAAVGVRNSNHFGTALYFTLMAARAGCVGFLSTNASPAMAPWGGRRKIIGTNPWSWAFPAGARPPMVLDIANTGVARGKIYLAKQKGQRIPEGWAINAAGAPTTDPAEAIDGIILPMAQHKGYAIALMMDMLSGVLTGSGFGADVAGPYQSEWRSRAGHMMIALNIEAMEPLTEFNARVETLIAQIKSVPLAQGFEEIFYPGEIEARNDARNRMEGLSLPADTQIDLRKVASEYGLHNLLPF, from the coding sequence ATGTCCGCCAAAGACCGAATAGATCCAGATCGACTCCTTGATTTCGCTGCCGCAGTCTTCGTTGCCGCCGGGATGTCCGAGGTTGATGCGCGCCTGTGTGCGGACACGCTCGTTCAGGCCGACCTTTGGGGGCATCAATCCCATGGCGTGATGCGGCTCTCGTGGTACGCCGCGCGGTTGAAGGCCGGTGTGTGCGATCCGAAAGCCCAGCCCGACCTGGTTATCGATGCGGGCGGGCTGGCGCTGATCGACGGGCATGACGGCATGGGACAGGTCATCGCGGCGCGCGCGGCGCAGGAAGCCGTGCGCCGCGCCGAGGTTCACGGCATTGCGGCGGTGGGCGTGCGAAATTCGAACCACTTTGGCACCGCGCTTTACTTCACGCTGATGGCTGCGCGGGCGGGCTGCGTCGGGTTCCTCTCGACAAATGCAAGCCCGGCGATGGCGCCCTGGGGCGGTCGAAGGAAGATCATCGGCACGAATCCGTGGTCGTGGGCGTTTCCGGCAGGGGCCCGTCCGCCGATGGTTCTCGATATCGCCAATACCGGCGTCGCCCGCGGAAAGATCTACCTTGCCAAGCAGAAGGGGCAACGGATTCCAGAAGGTTGGGCGATCAACGCGGCGGGTGCGCCGACGACCGATCCCGCCGAAGCCATCGACGGGATCATCCTGCCCATGGCGCAGCACAAGGGATACGCGATTGCATTGATGATGGATATGTTGTCGGGCGTCTTGACCGGCAGCGGCTTCGGCGCCGACGTCGCAGGCCCGTATCAGTCCGAGTGGCGCAGCCGGGCTGGCCACATGATGATCGCCCTCAACATCGAGGCCATGGAGCCACTGACCGAGTTCAACGCCCGTGTGGAAACGCTCATCGCGCAGATCAAGTCCGTGCCTCTCGCGCAAGGCTTCGAAGAGATTTTCTATCCGGGAGAAATCGAGGCGCGAAACGACGCCCGTAACAGAATGGAGGGCCTTTCCCTTCCGGCGGACACGCAAATCGATCTCAGGAAGGTGGCGAGCGAATACGGCCTTCACAATCTCCTGCCGTTCTGA
- a CDS encoding FAD-binding dehydrogenase: MADADVIIVGGGLAGLVAAAELIEAGRKVIIVDQEPEQSLGGQAFWSLGGIFLVDSPEQRRMRIRDSYDLALQDWMGTAAFHRDEDDWPRRWAEAYVAFAAGEKGPWLKQRGIKFFPIVGWAERGGGNAIGHGNSVPRFHVTWGTGPGIIQPFVARVLQGVKDGLVTLKFRHRVNELSRSNGTIDGVSGDILAASSVERGRPSSRDVVGSFALKAQAVIVASGGIGANHDLVRKNWPASLGRPPERMISGVPDHVDGRMLAITEAAGGTIINLDRMWHYVEGIKNWNPIWTNHAIRILPGPSSLWLDARGKRLPGPLYPGFDTLATLRHIMQTGHDYSWFILNRRIIAKEFALSGSEQNPDLTNKSWRQVINRVRGGVPAPVQAFMDKGEDFIVEPELSSLVARMNKLAGDNLLTLEGIEREIRARDGEVDNPFCKDMQVMAIRNARNYLGDKLSRTVPPHKLLDPRAGPLIAVRLNILTRKTLGGLRTDLDSRALGADGAPVLGLYAAGEVAGFGGGGVHGRSALEGTFLGGCIFSGRAAGRHAAKAV; encoded by the coding sequence ATGGCGGATGCGGACGTGATCATTGTCGGCGGCGGGCTTGCCGGACTGGTGGCAGCCGCTGAGCTGATCGAAGCCGGGCGAAAAGTCATCATCGTCGATCAGGAGCCGGAACAGTCGTTGGGTGGTCAGGCATTCTGGTCCTTGGGCGGCATCTTCCTCGTCGACTCGCCGGAACAACGGCGCATGCGCATCCGCGACTCATACGATCTTGCGCTTCAAGACTGGATGGGGACGGCGGCCTTTCACCGCGATGAGGATGACTGGCCCCGTCGTTGGGCTGAAGCCTATGTCGCCTTCGCGGCGGGCGAGAAGGGGCCATGGCTGAAACAGCGCGGCATCAAGTTCTTTCCCATCGTCGGGTGGGCGGAGCGCGGGGGCGGCAATGCGATCGGCCACGGCAATTCGGTGCCGCGCTTCCATGTGACTTGGGGCACGGGGCCGGGCATCATCCAGCCGTTCGTCGCCCGCGTGCTCCAAGGCGTGAAGGATGGCCTCGTCACACTCAAGTTTCGTCACCGCGTCAACGAACTGTCCCGAAGCAACGGGACGATTGACGGCGTGAGCGGCGACATACTCGCCGCCAGCAGCGTCGAGCGCGGACGCCCGAGTTCGCGCGATGTCGTCGGCAGCTTTGCGCTCAAAGCCCAGGCGGTGATCGTTGCTTCCGGCGGCATCGGAGCCAATCACGACCTCGTCCGCAAGAACTGGCCGGCGTCGCTGGGGCGCCCGCCCGAGCGCATGATCTCGGGCGTGCCTGATCACGTGGACGGCCGTATGCTGGCGATCACCGAGGCTGCGGGCGGCACCATCATCAACCTCGACCGAATGTGGCATTACGTCGAGGGCATCAAGAACTGGAACCCGATTTGGACAAATCACGCCATTCGCATCCTGCCAGGACCGTCATCTCTTTGGCTCGATGCGCGTGGAAAGCGCCTACCAGGCCCGCTCTATCCGGGTTTCGATACGTTGGCGACGCTGCGCCACATTATGCAAACCGGCCATGACTATTCGTGGTTCATCTTGAACCGCAGGATCATCGCGAAGGAGTTTGCATTGTCGGGGTCGGAGCAGAACCCCGATTTGACGAATAAGAGCTGGCGTCAGGTCATCAACCGCGTGCGGGGCGGCGTGCCGGCGCCTGTCCAAGCGTTCATGGACAAGGGCGAAGACTTTATCGTCGAGCCCGAACTTTCGTCCCTTGTTGCCCGCATGAACAAGCTCGCCGGCGACAATCTTTTGACTTTGGAGGGGATCGAGCGGGAGATCCGCGCGCGGGATGGCGAAGTGGACAATCCATTCTGCAAAGACATGCAGGTGATGGCGATCCGAAATGCGCGGAATTATCTTGGCGACAAACTGAGCCGGACCGTGCCCCCACACAAGCTGCTCGATCCGCGCGCGGGCCCCCTGATCGCCGTGCGCTTGAATATCCTCACGCGCAAGACGCTTGGGGGGCTTCGGACCGATCTCGACAGCCGCGCATTGGGCGCGGACGGTGCTCCGGTTCTCGGCCTCTATGCTGCGGGTGAGGTCGCGGGTTTCGGGGGCGGCGGCGTGCATGGCCGGAGCGCGCTCGAGGGCACGTTTCTCGGCGGATGTATTTTCTCCGGTCGCGCGGCGGGTCGTCACGCGGCCAAAGCTGTCTAA
- a CDS encoding bifunctional diguanylate cyclase/phosphodiesterase: MFTVYTYLVGEHDLRLVGLAGIICAIASFTAFNILHHIVNSRGAVHWIWLCIAATASGFGVWATHFIALLAYSPGVQSGYNLVPTVASLISAVILTGMGLAVAVAPDFYGRRLLGGAIVGGGIAVTHYTGMAAFEVAGRIEWNPTLVAASVALAVALGAIAMSVGLRNRSFKSMMLGSLILTLAICSHHFTAMAAAALVPDPTIVVPPTAAPISWLVTLVAGAAFTILLLTIAGLALDIRDRRQAERESLRMRNLADAAFEGLLVCEGNTIATANATLSEIVQSSAEWLAGRDLATILPEEAARRHLEEKPNVAIETTLHPSAGKPIPVEAISRPIAFADKPHRAIAVRDLRDRKKAESDIYYLAHHDALTGLVNRNKFNTELDQLIQAHRPKGSHGGAYLAVLCLDLDRFKEVNDLFGHAAGDMLLQKTAQRTQKALRKGQTMGRLGGDEFAIIAPGLSDPVHASRIAESVIEALRAESENASTADGLISASIGIAIFPADADDRMSLLSHADTALYRAKAEGRGTYRFYESSMGEQIRSRRLIEHDLRFAIARRELSLVYQPQARTHDRQIIGFEALLRWHNPVRGEIPPSVFVPIAEESGAIIPIGEWVLREACREAAKWKRSLTIAVNVSATQLHSSYFSQVVHEVLLETGLEPSRLELEITETALIRDLNRGLATLDQLKALGVRIVMDDFGAGYSSLSNLRAFAFDKIKIDRSFIKLVNTNEQAATIVRAVLGLGRGLKLPVIAEGVETEAELAFLDSEACLEVQGFLLGRPQSIKAFQQVTGSGIAKTSPAEPSSDAARQKRTASLPSAAR, encoded by the coding sequence ATGTTCACCGTTTACACCTACTTGGTTGGAGAACATGATCTTCGGCTTGTCGGCCTCGCCGGAATTATTTGCGCGATAGCTTCGTTCACGGCCTTCAATATCCTCCACCACATCGTCAATTCGCGTGGCGCCGTGCATTGGATTTGGCTGTGCATCGCCGCTACGGCTTCGGGTTTTGGCGTCTGGGCGACACATTTCATCGCGCTGCTCGCCTACTCGCCGGGCGTTCAAAGCGGCTACAACCTCGTCCCGACCGTCGCCTCGTTGATCTCTGCCGTCATCCTGACGGGCATGGGGCTCGCCGTGGCCGTTGCACCCGACTTCTACGGCCGCAGATTGCTCGGCGGCGCCATCGTCGGCGGTGGCATCGCCGTGACGCATTATACGGGCATGGCGGCCTTCGAAGTCGCCGGACGCATCGAGTGGAATCCGACGCTCGTCGCGGCTTCCGTCGCTTTGGCCGTCGCGCTCGGCGCCATCGCAATGTCCGTCGGCCTTCGCAACAGATCTTTCAAGTCCATGATGTTGGGTTCCCTGATCCTGACACTAGCGATCTGTAGCCATCATTTCACGGCCATGGCAGCGGCGGCTCTCGTTCCCGATCCAACAATCGTCGTTCCCCCGACAGCTGCTCCGATAAGCTGGCTGGTGACACTTGTTGCGGGGGCTGCGTTCACGATCCTTTTGCTCACGATCGCTGGCCTTGCACTCGACATTCGTGATCGCCGGCAAGCCGAACGCGAGTCTTTGCGGATGCGCAACCTTGCCGACGCGGCTTTCGAAGGATTGCTGGTCTGCGAGGGAAACACGATCGCCACCGCCAACGCCACCCTCTCAGAAATCGTCCAAAGCTCGGCGGAGTGGCTTGCCGGGCGTGATCTCGCGACCATCCTGCCCGAAGAAGCCGCGCGCCGGCACCTGGAAGAAAAGCCCAATGTCGCGATCGAAACGACCCTTCATCCGAGCGCGGGAAAGCCCATCCCGGTCGAGGCGATCTCCCGCCCGATCGCCTTTGCCGACAAGCCGCACAGAGCGATCGCTGTTCGTGACCTCAGAGATCGAAAGAAGGCGGAGAGCGATATCTATTATCTCGCCCATCACGATGCGCTAACGGGGCTCGTCAATCGCAATAAATTCAATACCGAGCTTGACCAGTTGATCCAAGCGCATCGGCCGAAGGGAAGTCATGGCGGTGCATATCTTGCCGTTCTGTGTCTCGACCTCGACCGCTTCAAGGAGGTCAATGATCTCTTCGGTCACGCCGCTGGCGATATGCTTCTTCAGAAAACAGCACAACGCACACAAAAAGCGCTCAGGAAGGGCCAGACGATGGGACGCCTTGGCGGGGATGAATTCGCCATCATCGCGCCCGGGTTGAGCGATCCGGTGCATGCAAGCAGGATCGCCGAAAGCGTGATCGAAGCGCTGCGCGCGGAAAGCGAGAACGCCTCGACAGCCGACGGGCTCATCTCGGCCAGCATCGGCATCGCCATTTTCCCCGCCGACGCCGACGATCGCATGTCCCTGCTGAGCCATGCGGACACAGCCCTTTATCGCGCCAAGGCCGAAGGCCGGGGAACGTATCGCTTCTACGAATCGTCCATGGGGGAACAGATTCGCTCCCGCCGCCTCATCGAGCATGATTTGCGCTTCGCGATCGCCCGTCGTGAGCTTTCGCTGGTCTATCAGCCGCAAGCACGCACGCACGACCGGCAGATCATCGGTTTCGAGGCGCTCTTGCGTTGGCACAATCCGGTGCGGGGCGAGATCCCTCCGAGCGTCTTCGTCCCCATTGCGGAAGAAAGCGGCGCGATCATCCCAATCGGCGAATGGGTCTTGCGCGAAGCCTGCCGCGAGGCGGCGAAATGGAAGCGCTCTTTGACCATCGCAGTCAATGTTTCGGCCACGCAACTCCACAGTTCCTACTTCTCCCAGGTCGTCCACGAGGTTCTGCTTGAGACGGGCTTGGAGCCGAGCCGGTTGGAACTGGAGATCACCGAAACGGCCTTGATCCGCGACCTCAATCGCGGGCTTGCCACATTGGACCAGCTCAAGGCCCTTGGCGTGCGGATCGTGATGGACGATTTCGGCGCCGGCTATTCCTCGCTTTCCAATCTGCGCGCCTTTGCCTTCGACAAGATCAAGATCGACAGGTCGTTCATCAAGCTCGTCAACACGAACGAACAGGCCGCAACGATTGTGCGGGCCGTCCTGGGGCTCGGACGAGGCCTCAAGCTGCCCGTGATCGCCGAAGGGGTCGAGACCGAAGCGGAACTGGCCTTCTTGGATTCCGAAGCATGCCTCGAGGTCCAAGGCTTCCTTCTTGGTCGGCCGCAATCGATCAAAGCGTTCCAGCAAGTGACGGGCAGCGGCATTGCGAAAACGTCGCCAGCCGAGCCGTCATCTGATGCGGCACGGCAAAAGCGGACCGCTTCGCTCCCGAGCGCGGCCAGATGA
- the minC gene encoding septum site-determining protein MinC, whose translation MTDVLTQPRPIRLKGRSFLALALTPELPFEDWLARLDDLAARSAGFFLRRPVVLDVAGLDIDRAQIRELIDQLGKRNVRIMGIEGARPSLLGSDLPPAMTDGRPAADFEAPVAEKDAADKKEATDKDAPAAEKAEEAEAIKGVAPADPQPPKATPSLVVSQPVRSGQSLYFPEGDVTIVGSVASGAEIVAGGSIHVYGTLRGRAMAGTTGNAAARIFCRKLEAELIAIDGFYHTAEDMEPNLRGKAVQIWLEDEAIKAGALG comes from the coding sequence ATGACTGACGTGTTAACTCAACCCCGGCCCATCCGCCTCAAGGGGCGATCCTTCCTTGCACTCGCGCTGACCCCAGAACTCCCCTTCGAGGACTGGCTGGCGCGGCTCGACGATCTCGCGGCCCGTTCCGCGGGATTTTTCCTGCGGCGGCCGGTGGTGCTCGACGTCGCTGGCCTCGACATCGATCGTGCCCAGATCCGCGAACTCATCGACCAGCTCGGCAAACGCAACGTGCGAATCATGGGCATCGAAGGGGCGCGCCCTTCCTTGCTCGGCTCGGACCTGCCGCCCGCAATGACCGACGGCCGCCCAGCCGCGGACTTCGAAGCACCGGTCGCGGAGAAGGACGCGGCGGACAAGAAGGAAGCAACGGATAAGGACGCACCTGCCGCCGAGAAGGCCGAAGAAGCGGAGGCGATCAAAGGCGTCGCACCCGCCGATCCGCAGCCGCCAAAGGCCACGCCGTCGCTCGTTGTGTCGCAGCCCGTGCGCTCCGGGCAGTCGCTCTACTTCCCCGAAGGCGATGTGACCATCGTCGGCTCGGTGGCATCTGGCGCGGAAATCGTCGCGGGCGGCTCGATCCACGTTTACGGCACATTGCGCGGCCGGGCGATGGCCGGCACGACCGGCAACGCCGCCGCGCGTATCTTCTGCCGCAAGCTCGAGGCGGAGCTGATCGCCATCGACGGTTTCTATCACACGGCTGAGGACATGGAGCCCAATCTGCGCGGCAAGGCCGTTCAAATCTGGCTCGAAGACGAAGCGATCAAGGCGGGCGCACTCGGCTGA